In one Bacteroidota bacterium genomic region, the following are encoded:
- a CDS encoding response regulator transcription factor, whose translation MPLTLTALFALDVPDVGRLCVRVDAGDAERWAERLRTAPGYRTVPVRHGAADVVLWDTDSAGTPDTEAPLVAIVDDDAAARWAWQVGARTLLPATVAPDALAAALVAAYRGLVVVAPRFADVVQRDATPEDVGPALTPREQEVLALVAEGLPNKLIADRLGVSDNTAKFHVASLLRKLGAHSRTEAVIKAARLGKLSI comes from the coding sequence ATGCCGCTGACGCTGACCGCCCTGTTCGCCCTCGACGTACCTGATGTCGGACGCCTCTGCGTGCGCGTGGATGCGGGCGACGCCGAGCGGTGGGCCGAGCGGCTGCGGACCGCGCCGGGCTATCGGACTGTCCCCGTCCGGCATGGCGCCGCCGACGTGGTGCTCTGGGACACCGACTCCGCCGGGACGCCTGACACCGAAGCGCCGCTCGTCGCCATCGTGGACGACGACGCGGCGGCGCGGTGGGCGTGGCAGGTCGGCGCGCGCACGCTGCTCCCGGCGACGGTTGCGCCCGATGCGTTGGCCGCGGCGCTCGTAGCGGCCTACCGCGGCCTCGTGGTCGTCGCCCCGCGCTTCGCCGATGTCGTGCAGCGCGACGCTACGCCGGAGGATGTCGGCCCGGCGCTCACACCGCGTGAGCAGGAGGTGCTGGCGCTCGTGGCCGAGGGCCTGCCCAACAAGCTCATCGCCGACCGCCTCGGCGTCTCGGACAACACGGCGAAGTTCCACGTGGCGTCGCTGCTGCGGAAGCTCGGCGCGCACTCGCGCACGGAGGCCGTCATCAAGGCCGCCCGTCTGGGCAAGCTCTCGATCTGA
- a CDS encoding LamG-like jellyroll fold domain-containing protein, whose amino-acid sequence MAQRVVSYESGYQFLAPGSVVDGSHCVILEENQRVVSNQDGFQSLQVGSVIDGTTCVVLDPGQQVVSWNDGYLSCAPGSHVDGSNCLVLDLDARIVSYEDGYQTCKVGNRPDGTHCVLLQPGERVVSYESGYQSLAPGSIIDGSHVIILGPGQRVVSYEDGYQSLAPGSVVDGTHCVVLNEGDRVVSWQEGFTTLAPGSVVDGSNCVILGEFQRVVSWNDGYLTCKIGSRVDGVNCLILDEGQHVASWEDGFQTCKVGDKPDGVHCIVLSEGQRVVSWDDGYKTCKPNSYIDHTHCLVLEAGQRVASWDTGYTTCSVGSVIDGTHCLVLNRDDRVVSEMHGYALLTPGDVVDHTSCIVLDMGLAAESGVLQPDEYYVATAQPNASVVVLPSVGNVNFSGNPVNGVPSAFTLGGWVRLTVEGTPQVLFDAPGQFQIAVTADRFVTAEFLAAPEGNSVTSDFQIEYGKWHYIAVAFAGGSAQDGTGALSVFLDGAPKHGTVSTGAGALEGDCTLGIEGQPTSVEFASWEIWSTALAADILAFPTWGTPLPGDPETDGLVVVLDFTHEQVTSTNPGISVTVPEHKVVRACLAMNGGGSAALATPGAYAIGGPGRWSLMTWVKVPELPASAGPFVIYQATQPDTNSPDSPGATLTIQIGSGAQQTLEVVAADSGSGTNVLISQPCSVTDWTNIAVGYDTSVLRLYRNGERIAISDRVTFGAGFTNQRIAVAGTDGATTWAGSLQGLSIWNRQIATDEMVGQMDLMDSQVQGLQALFPFFVDLRDMVSGTLLQATNGGLANEEEEAKTSESAHKPISRREVQSRGAAPGEPTLLQHGEYWALADRLGITSELDKSAVQLEMDEFMELFGVEQAFPTVPDSVRGDLYEGFRRDLQLGYEMRARGVREGSLEVRHGGDTTRFYYHTLNGPLEVYRSNLPLTADEVWTITIVLDVLFMIFAFAGVSITPTTIRRATRGRIIGRVLARCFQVSQSAQATTSGALLVVANIVNALNNVGLLVSILWNVISYSWWTLFFCLGSLILSALALIVQPQSIGWRIANVGIAVGTLIWDISQKPGRNSQLESEDASRSPS is encoded by the coding sequence ATGGCACAGCGCGTCGTCAGCTACGAGAGCGGCTACCAATTCCTGGCTCCGGGGTCCGTCGTGGACGGATCCCACTGCGTCATCCTTGAGGAGAACCAGCGCGTCGTCAGCAACCAGGACGGGTTTCAGAGTCTGCAGGTCGGGTCAGTCATCGATGGCACCACCTGCGTCGTGCTCGATCCAGGCCAGCAGGTGGTGAGTTGGAACGACGGCTATCTGAGCTGCGCCCCCGGTTCGCACGTGGATGGGAGCAACTGCCTGGTCCTCGACCTGGATGCGCGCATCGTCAGCTACGAGGACGGCTACCAGACGTGTAAGGTTGGGAATCGCCCCGACGGAACGCACTGTGTGCTGCTCCAGCCCGGGGAGCGCGTCGTCAGCTACGAGAGCGGTTACCAGTCCCTGGCTCCCGGCTCCATCATCGACGGATCGCACGTCATCATTCTCGGTCCGGGCCAGCGTGTCGTCAGCTACGAGGACGGCTATCAGTCCCTCGCCCCCGGGTCCGTCGTGGACGGGACGCACTGCGTTGTCCTGAATGAGGGTGACCGCGTCGTCAGCTGGCAGGAGGGGTTCACGACCCTAGCGCCTGGCTCCGTCGTAGACGGGAGCAACTGCGTGATCCTGGGCGAATTCCAGCGAGTCGTGAGCTGGAACGATGGCTATCTGACCTGTAAGATTGGGTCCCGGGTCGATGGCGTGAACTGCTTGATCCTCGACGAAGGGCAGCACGTCGCGAGCTGGGAGGACGGCTTTCAGACCTGCAAGGTCGGCGACAAGCCGGACGGCGTGCACTGCATCGTGCTGAGCGAAGGGCAACGGGTGGTGAGCTGGGACGATGGCTACAAGACGTGCAAGCCCAACAGCTACATCGACCACACGCACTGCCTCGTCTTGGAGGCGGGTCAGCGGGTGGCCAGTTGGGACACCGGCTACACGACCTGCAGCGTCGGCTCGGTCATCGATGGTACGCACTGCCTCGTCTTGAACCGCGACGACCGGGTGGTCAGCGAGATGCATGGCTACGCGCTCCTCACGCCTGGCGACGTCGTCGACCACACCTCCTGCATCGTGCTCGACATGGGGCTGGCGGCCGAGTCCGGGGTGCTGCAGCCCGACGAGTACTATGTCGCCACAGCGCAGCCGAATGCGAGCGTCGTTGTTCTGCCTTCCGTCGGGAACGTCAACTTCTCGGGCAACCCGGTGAACGGCGTCCCCTCGGCGTTCACGTTGGGAGGGTGGGTCCGCCTGACCGTCGAGGGGACGCCGCAGGTGTTGTTTGATGCACCGGGCCAGTTCCAGATCGCCGTTACGGCCGACCGGTTCGTGACCGCCGAATTCCTCGCGGCGCCGGAGGGCAACTCGGTCACGAGCGACTTCCAGATCGAGTATGGCAAGTGGCACTACATCGCCGTGGCCTTCGCGGGCGGATCTGCTCAGGACGGGACGGGAGCGCTGTCCGTCTTCCTCGACGGAGCCCCGAAACACGGCACTGTCTCCACCGGCGCTGGCGCGCTCGAGGGCGACTGCACCCTGGGCATCGAGGGGCAGCCGACCTCCGTCGAGTTCGCCTCCTGGGAAATCTGGAGCACGGCGTTGGCGGCTGACATCCTCGCGTTCCCAACTTGGGGTACCCCTCTCCCCGGGGATCCCGAGACCGATGGGTTGGTGGTGGTTCTTGATTTCACCCATGAGCAGGTCACCTCGACCAATCCAGGGATTAGCGTCACGGTCCCGGAGCATAAGGTGGTTCGGGCGTGCCTGGCCATGAACGGAGGTGGGTCAGCGGCGCTGGCGACGCCGGGGGCCTACGCGATCGGCGGCCCGGGGCGATGGAGCCTGATGACCTGGGTGAAGGTGCCGGAGCTGCCAGCCTCGGCGGGTCCGTTTGTGATCTACCAGGCGACGCAGCCGGACACTAACTCGCCAGATTCTCCAGGTGCGACTCTGACCATCCAGATCGGCTCGGGCGCGCAGCAAACGCTCGAAGTGGTCGCCGCCGACTCGGGATCGGGCACGAACGTGCTGATATCCCAACCGTGCTCCGTCACCGACTGGACCAACATTGCGGTGGGCTACGACACCAGCGTACTCAGGCTGTACCGCAACGGGGAGAGGATTGCCATATCGGACCGGGTCACCTTCGGCGCGGGTTTCACGAACCAGCGCATCGCCGTGGCGGGGACCGACGGCGCCACCACCTGGGCCGGATCGCTGCAGGGGCTTTCTATCTGGAACCGCCAGATCGCTACCGACGAAATGGTCGGCCAGATGGACCTGATGGACTCCCAGGTGCAAGGGCTGCAGGCGCTATTCCCGTTCTTCGTCGATCTGCGCGACATGGTGTCGGGAACGCTCCTGCAAGCAACGAACGGAGGGCTTGCCAACGAAGAGGAGGAGGCGAAGACGTCCGAGTCCGCCCACAAGCCGATCTCCCGGCGCGAGGTGCAATCCCGCGGCGCGGCGCCCGGCGAGCCGACGCTGTTGCAGCACGGCGAGTACTGGGCGCTTGCCGACCGGCTCGGCATCACGTCCGAGCTGGACAAGAGTGCAGTCCAGTTGGAGATGGACGAGTTCATGGAGTTGTTCGGCGTGGAGCAAGCCTTTCCCACGGTGCCGGATTCCGTTCGCGGCGATCTGTACGAAGGCTTCCGAAGAGACCTGCAGCTGGGGTACGAGATGCGTGCCCGCGGTGTCCGAGAGGGCAGCCTGGAGGTTCGGCACGGAGGCGACACGACCCGCTTTTACTACCACACGTTGAATGGCCCGCTGGAGGTCTACCGGTCTAACCTCCCGCTGACGGCGGACGAGGTCTGGACGATCACCATCGTCCTCGACGTGCTGTTTATGATCTTCGCCTTTGCGGGCGTATCGATCACGCCGACCACGATCCGACGGGCCACCCGGGGCAGAATCATCGGTCGAGTCCTTGCCCGTTGTTTCCAGGTGTCGCAGAGCGCACAGGCAACGACAAGCGGGGCGCTGCTGGTCGTGGCGAACATCGTCAATGCGCTCAACAACGTCGGCCTCCTGGTGTCCATCCTGTGGAACGTCATTTCCTACAGCTGGTGGACGCTGTTCTTCTGCCTGGGAAGTCTGATCCTGTCGGCGTTGGCCCTCATTGTCCAGCCACAGTCGATCGGCTGGCGGATTGCCAACGTCGGGATCGCCGTGGGAACCCTGATCTGGGATATCTCTCAGAAGCCCGGTCGCAACAGCCAGCTTGAGTCTGAGGACGCCTCCCGTTCGCCATCCTGA
- a CDS encoding abortive infection family protein — translation MQNITQVTRRDIADAVVAEKVDWSGRLEEPDFLNRLFDLNTMPSNDRRYENAAGDVWKHRIANNDWEDDWVFYDDRFNLLNGDDDLFLRFLCETIHPVVRSDSVATEKLLQLYNSFLISDGYRLVEKTRISGRSVYVGRFVGIVQTPGVAAAQAVLAATDPGYVAQQITRMEAAVNNDPDLAIGTAKELVESCCKTILAQCSVDIPNKANLPKLTKLAVKQLALTPDDIPDKAKAAETIKRLLSNLATITQGVAELRNHYGTGHGKGAGTKGLSPRHAKLAVGAASTLAVFLIETHQHKSGSKTP, via the coding sequence ATGCAAAATATTACTCAGGTTACGCGACGAGACATTGCCGATGCTGTCGTTGCGGAGAAAGTCGACTGGAGTGGGCGCCTGGAGGAACCAGATTTCCTAAATCGGCTGTTTGATCTGAACACTATGCCCTCAAATGACCGGCGGTATGAGAATGCGGCAGGTGATGTATGGAAGCACCGAATTGCCAACAATGATTGGGAGGATGATTGGGTTTTTTACGACGATCGATTCAATCTCCTAAACGGCGATGATGATCTTTTTCTCCGTTTCCTTTGTGAGACCATTCATCCGGTGGTTAGATCGGATTCGGTGGCTACAGAGAAGCTGCTCCAGCTCTACAACAGCTTCCTTATCAGCGATGGGTACCGACTCGTCGAGAAGACTCGGATATCAGGTCGATCCGTGTATGTCGGTCGCTTCGTCGGCATCGTACAGACTCCAGGGGTAGCTGCAGCACAGGCGGTGCTTGCTGCTACCGACCCAGGCTATGTGGCTCAACAGATTACCCGGATGGAAGCAGCCGTGAACAACGATCCGGACTTAGCTATCGGGACGGCAAAGGAGCTAGTTGAGTCTTGCTGCAAGACGATTCTAGCCCAATGTTCAGTAGATATCCCGAACAAGGCTAATCTCCCAAAGCTCACGAAGCTTGCCGTCAAACAGCTTGCCCTGACACCAGACGACATTCCTGACAAGGCAAAGGCTGCCGAAACCATCAAACGGCTCCTAAGCAACCTCGCTACAATCACCCAGGGAGTAGCTGAACTTCGGAATCACTACGGGACCGGTCACGGCAAGGGAGCTGGGACGAAGGGGCTCAGCCCTCGCCACGCGAAGCTTGCCGTAGGTGCGGCGTCTACTCTGGCGGTGTTCCTAATTGAGACTCATCAGCACAAGTCCGGTAGCAAGACGCCATGA
- the thiL gene encoding thiamine-phosphate kinase, whose protein sequence is MDFTPIAEVGEFGLIDRLADTLGTPEAPALVRGIGDDAAVYRVGNGQVHVVTTDALIEGVHFDRTFMPMRYLGFKALAVNVSDIAAMNAQPRYATVALGAPNNVSVEQIEALYLGLRDAAGRYGLAIIGGDITASQALTLGITVIGEADEDAVVYRSGAQPGDLLCVTGDLGSAYAGLKVLLDEKGAFVDLDGPQPDLSEYDYVVQRQLYPQARLDAVRAWADAGVRPTALIDLSDGLASEVHHLAKASGVGMAVEVGLLPMHAQTVRVAERFDEAPDACALYGGEDYELLFTLPEAKAAKLDATTFAVLGRVTAPEDGIVVQLPDGGTMPLQASGFRHF, encoded by the coding sequence ATGGACTTCACCCCTATCGCCGAGGTCGGCGAGTTTGGCCTCATCGACCGCCTCGCCGACACGCTCGGCACGCCCGAGGCGCCCGCGCTCGTACGCGGTATCGGCGACGACGCGGCGGTCTACCGCGTCGGCAACGGCCAGGTGCACGTCGTCACGACGGACGCGCTGATCGAGGGCGTGCACTTCGACCGCACGTTCATGCCGATGCGCTACCTCGGCTTCAAGGCGCTCGCGGTCAACGTCTCCGACATCGCCGCGATGAACGCGCAGCCGCGCTACGCCACCGTCGCGCTCGGCGCGCCCAACAACGTCTCCGTCGAGCAGATCGAGGCGCTCTACCTCGGCCTCCGCGACGCCGCGGGCCGCTACGGCCTCGCCATCATCGGCGGCGACATCACGGCGTCGCAGGCGCTCACGCTCGGCATCACGGTGATCGGCGAGGCCGACGAGGACGCCGTCGTCTACCGCAGCGGCGCGCAGCCGGGCGATCTCCTCTGCGTCACGGGCGACCTCGGCAGTGCCTACGCGGGCCTGAAGGTGTTGCTGGACGAGAAGGGCGCGTTCGTGGACCTCGACGGCCCGCAGCCTGACCTGAGCGAGTATGACTACGTCGTGCAGCGGCAGCTTTACCCGCAAGCCCGCCTCGATGCTGTACGCGCCTGGGCCGACGCAGGCGTGCGCCCGACGGCACTCATCGACCTCTCGGACGGGCTGGCCTCGGAGGTGCACCACCTCGCCAAGGCGTCCGGCGTGGGGATGGCCGTAGAGGTTGGCCTGCTTCCCATGCACGCGCAGACGGTGCGCGTCGCCGAACGCTTCGACGAGGCCCCGGACGCCTGCGCGCTCTACGGCGGCGAGGACTACGAACTCCTCTTCACGCTACCCGAAGCCAAAGCCGCCAAGCTCGACGCGACCACGTTCGCCGTCCTGGGCCGCGTGACCGCGCCCGAAGACGGCATTGTCGTCCAACTCCCTGACGGCGGCACGATGCCGCTGCAAGCTTCGGGGTTTCGGCACTTTTAG
- a CDS encoding anhydro-N-acetylmuramic acid kinase, translating into MTAARTMTTHPLRRLLDTRERLVAGVMSGTSLDGIDAVVARLAGSGPGMTIEVLGAAHRGFDSDLLALLRANVEDTTSSAKALAQLGVVLAHCYADVIADACEAAAVPVANLDLVGVHGQTVQHVPQAEHIAGQDGVRATLQIGSGPTLATLLGVPVVHDFRAADLALGGEGAPLVPYLDLVRFAHPAEARLLLNLGGIANMTVLPPGATADTLAAFDSGPANILIDALAQRFYDTPCDFDGQHAAAGIVNGALLDRLLGDAYFAQPPPKSTGREHFGAAFLDWHFLSTALRPDDLLATATTLTARTVHEAYARFVAPEQPVDVVIAAGGGVRNPTLMQQLRDAFAPIPIHTTADCGVEPDLKEALCFAVLAHEYVNGTPTSLPRVTGADRPALLGSLALT; encoded by the coding sequence ATGACGGCTGCTCGCACGATGACCACGCACCCGCTGCGGCGGCTCCTCGACACCCGCGAGCGCCTCGTCGCAGGCGTGATGAGCGGCACGTCGCTCGACGGCATCGACGCCGTCGTGGCGCGGCTCGCGGGCAGCGGTCCCGGCATGACCATCGAGGTGCTCGGCGCGGCGCACCGTGGCTTCGACAGCGACCTGCTCGCGCTGCTCCGGGCGAACGTGGAGGACACGACCTCGTCGGCGAAGGCGCTGGCGCAGCTCGGGGTGGTCCTCGCCCACTGCTACGCCGATGTGATCGCCGATGCGTGCGAAGCGGCAGCGGTGCCGGTTGCGAATCTCGATCTCGTCGGCGTCCACGGGCAGACGGTACAGCACGTCCCGCAGGCCGAACACATCGCCGGGCAGGACGGCGTCCGCGCGACGCTCCAGATCGGCAGCGGCCCGACGCTCGCGACGCTCCTCGGCGTGCCCGTCGTCCACGACTTCCGCGCCGCCGACCTCGCTCTCGGCGGCGAAGGTGCACCGCTCGTGCCCTACCTCGACCTCGTCCGCTTCGCGCACCCCGCCGAGGCGCGGCTGCTGCTCAACCTCGGCGGCATCGCCAACATGACGGTGCTCCCGCCCGGCGCGACCGCCGACACGCTCGCCGCCTTCGACTCCGGCCCCGCGAACATCCTCATCGACGCGCTCGCGCAGCGCTTCTACGACACGCCCTGCGACTTCGACGGTCAGCATGCCGCCGCCGGGATCGTCAACGGCGCGCTCCTCGACCGCCTCCTCGGCGACGCCTATTTCGCGCAGCCCCCGCCCAAGTCGACGGGCCGCGAGCACTTCGGCGCTGCCTTCCTCGACTGGCACTTCCTCAGCACGGCGCTCCGCCCCGACGACCTCCTCGCCACGGCGACCACCCTCACGGCGCGGACGGTCCACGAGGCGTACGCGCGGTTTGTTGCCCCGGAGCAGCCTGTCGATGTGGTGATCGCGGCAGGCGGCGGCGTTCGCAACCCGACGCTGATGCAGCAACTCCGCGACGCCTTCGCCCCGATCCCGATCCACACGACGGCCGACTGCGGTGTGGAGCCGGACCTGAAGGAGGCGCTCTGCTTCGCCGTCCTCGCGCACGAGTACGTCAACGGCACCCCGACGAGTCTCCCCCGCGTGACCGGCGCGGATCGCCCCGCGCTGCTGGGGTCGCTGGCGCTGACGTGA
- a CDS encoding tetratricopeptide repeat protein — MSSPFATADALQRSADLLAQERPEAARALLVDLLAEAPLHATAQMLLAKACEATGDLQAALAAWHQAHFLVPTSPVVQRERQRLSMALAARVSGQPSTLPQPLVPPVPRRDLPLPPVETDDPLFDFDQVDVLPETVLPDPTLPEVEGGASEERAPTPAVPVARDEPVPSLDFDNLDALIEQLEQAPRIVPDPDFEVQGAPPAADDAIADDMVSETLARIFVAQDRIDEAIEVYETLAEREPERRSAWLTEAETLRQRYNRPADDA, encoded by the coding sequence ATGTCCTCGCCCTTCGCCACTGCCGATGCGCTCCAGCGCAGCGCCGACCTGCTCGCGCAGGAGCGCCCCGAGGCAGCGCGGGCGCTGCTGGTGGACCTCCTCGCCGAGGCCCCGCTCCACGCGACGGCGCAGATGCTCCTCGCGAAGGCGTGCGAGGCCACGGGCGACCTCCAGGCAGCCCTCGCAGCGTGGCACCAGGCGCACTTCCTCGTCCCGACGAGCCCCGTCGTGCAGCGCGAGCGACAGCGGCTCAGCATGGCCCTCGCCGCCCGCGTCTCCGGGCAACCGAGCACGCTCCCGCAGCCGCTCGTCCCGCCCGTCCCTCGGCGCGACCTCCCGCTTCCGCCCGTCGAGACGGACGACCCGCTATTCGACTTCGACCAGGTCGACGTGCTGCCCGAGACCGTGCTCCCTGATCCCACGCTGCCTGAAGTCGAGGGGGGAGCTTCCGAGGAGCGCGCGCCGACGCCGGCCGTGCCCGTCGCCCGCGACGAGCCGGTGCCGTCGCTCGACTTCGACAACCTCGACGCGCTCATCGAGCAGCTGGAGCAGGCCCCGCGCATCGTGCCCGACCCGGACTTCGAGGTGCAGGGCGCGCCACCCGCCGCCGACGACGCCATCGCCGACGACATGGTCTCGGAGACGCTCGCGCGCATCTTCGTGGCGCAGGACCGCATCGATGAGGCCATCGAGGTCTACGAGACGCTTGCCGAGCGCGAGCCGGAACGCCGGAGCGCCTGGCTCACCGAGGCCGAGACGCTGCGCCAGCGCTACAACCGCCCCGCGGACGACGCCTGA
- a CDS encoding glycosyltransferase has translation MLVVAVLYALALGVLLVYGLNHLALAWRFAREEGQRSAQPIRSPRTAWPTITVQLPLYNERAVAERLIDACAQFDYPADRLDIQVLDDSADETRALVARRVAYWQDRGVDIQHLHRTDRSGFKAGALAEGLKTARGEYVAIFDADFVPPPDVLTRLLDGFQRDGKDDPQIGLVQARWGHLNAEASWLTRAQALLLDAHFVIEQGVRSAAGWLLNFNGTAGLWRRACIDEAGGWRAATLTEDLDLSIRAQLAGWRLRYVGTIEVAAELPETFAAWRQQQFRWTKGTAETAKLLTGPVWRAPLSRAAKTEALLHLTSGVVYPAILLAALTHPLVLVAHALGQGVSDAVLALMAPGVLGLAGVAAAHLLAQHTLYPDALRRMLAFPLFLASTLGLAVSNTRGVLEALIGRTSAFVRTPKQGDSVPAAVLAGAALGDEVGGDSAAAPAPVRSSKRVRVRWIEATLAVYSSLGLMAILATGVYAALPFQVLFALGFAMAAFGERTERTVEVDVPTVVWTPSSRTEALA, from the coding sequence GTGCTCGTCGTTGCCGTTCTTTACGCGCTCGCCCTTGGGGTGCTGCTCGTCTACGGGCTGAACCACCTCGCCCTGGCGTGGCGCTTTGCCCGTGAGGAGGGACAGCGCTCCGCACAGCCCATACGCTCGCCACGCACGGCTTGGCCGACGATCACGGTGCAGCTCCCGCTCTACAACGAGCGCGCCGTCGCCGAGCGCCTCATCGATGCCTGCGCGCAGTTCGACTACCCCGCCGACCGCCTCGACATCCAGGTGCTCGACGACTCGGCGGACGAGACGCGTGCCCTCGTGGCTCGGCGCGTGGCCTACTGGCAGGATCGCGGCGTCGACATCCAGCACCTCCACCGCACCGACCGGAGCGGCTTCAAGGCGGGTGCTCTGGCCGAGGGCCTCAAGACGGCGCGCGGCGAATACGTCGCCATCTTCGACGCCGACTTCGTGCCGCCGCCCGACGTCCTCACGCGGCTGCTCGATGGCTTCCAGCGTGATGGCAAGGACGATCCGCAGATCGGGCTCGTGCAGGCGCGCTGGGGGCACCTCAACGCGGAGGCGTCGTGGCTGACGCGGGCGCAGGCGCTCCTGCTCGACGCGCACTTCGTCATCGAGCAGGGCGTGCGCAGCGCAGCGGGGTGGCTCCTCAACTTTAATGGGACCGCCGGGCTGTGGCGCCGCGCCTGCATCGACGAGGCGGGGGGCTGGCGGGCCGCGACGCTCACCGAGGACCTCGACCTCTCGATCCGCGCGCAATTGGCCGGCTGGCGGCTCAGATACGTTGGCACGATCGAGGTTGCAGCCGAGCTGCCGGAGACGTTCGCAGCGTGGCGGCAGCAGCAGTTCCGCTGGACGAAGGGCACAGCCGAAACCGCGAAGCTGCTCACGGGACCCGTGTGGCGCGCGCCGCTCTCCCGGGCCGCCAAGACGGAGGCGCTGTTGCACCTGACGAGCGGCGTCGTCTACCCCGCGATCCTGCTCGCCGCGCTCACGCACCCCTTGGTGCTCGTGGCGCACGCACTCGGCCAAGGCGTCAGCGACGCCGTACTCGCGCTGATGGCCCCCGGCGTGCTCGGGCTGGCGGGGGTGGCCGCCGCGCACCTCCTCGCGCAGCACACGCTCTACCCCGACGCCCTCCGGCGGATGCTGGCCTTCCCGCTCTTCCTCGCGTCCACGCTCGGGCTGGCCGTGAGCAACACGCGCGGCGTCCTCGAAGCACTCATCGGGCGAACGTCGGCCTTTGTACGCACCCCGAAGCAGGGCGATAGCGTGCCTGCTGCGGTGCTAGCCGGCGCAGCCCTCGGCGATGAGGTGGGTGGCGACAGCGCGGCGGCTCCAGCACCGGTGCGGTCCTCGAAGCGGGTGCGCGTCCGCTGGATCGAGGCGACGCTGGCCGTCTACAGCAGCCTCGGCCTGATGGCGATCCTCGCCACGGGCGTCTACGCGGCGTTACCGTTCCAGGTGCTCTTCGCGCTCGGCTTCGCGATGGCGGCCTTCGGCGAGCGCACGGAGCGTACGGTTGAGGTCGACGTACCGACCGTAGTCTGGACGCCGTCGTCTCGCACCGAGGCGCTCGCATAG
- the lptE gene encoding LPS assembly lipoprotein LptE, with amino-acid sequence MAIPLAADQSSGGPATMDQELTDFLFDRFVQQTRLDFVEDEASADAVLLTTIERYSNRPTAVTGNEVAALNSVSISVRAVYTDRVEDVEQLARSFSFTVEYDPAEGLDGETEAARAVLEQIAEEIFIASASDW; translated from the coding sequence GTGGCCATCCCGCTTGCGGCCGACCAGTCGTCCGGCGGCCCGGCGACGATGGACCAGGAACTGACCGACTTCCTCTTCGACCGCTTCGTCCAGCAGACCCGCCTCGACTTCGTGGAGGACGAGGCCAGCGCTGACGCGGTGCTCCTCACCACGATCGAGCGCTACAGCAATCGCCCCACCGCCGTCACCGGCAACGAAGTCGCCGCGCTCAACAGCGTCTCGATCAGCGTCCGGGCCGTCTACACGGACCGCGTCGAAGACGTGGAGCAGTTGGCCCGCAGCTTCTCGTTCACGGTCGAATATGATCCGGCCGAGGGACTCGACGGGGAGACGGAGGCGGCGCGCGCCGTGCTCGAACAGATCGCCGAGGAGATCTTTATCGCGTCCGCGTCGGACTGGTAG